The DNA segment TGCTGTTGGAGTGTGCGGCCCATGGCTGACGGTGTACCGCAGTACGCGATCCGAGCCAGCTGGAGACTTCGGTGCGGCCTGCGGCGTCGACGTTGGGGAAGTTGATCAGCAGCACGGTCGCCTGGAGTGGCGCTTCGTGGTCGACGGCCAGTGTGGGAGGCGCCGGGAAGTCCACGGCACGTTCGGTCGGGGTGCGCGCGAATACGTGGAGTTCGGACCGAAAGCCACGTATGTTGTCCGCACGCCCGTAGTTCTTGGTGGAGGACTTCGGCGGGGCCACGGTCGTACCCTATTCCGTACGCAATCGGCGCGCGGATTGCCCAGGACTATCCTGGACGACCTGTCCCGTCCTCCTCCCCAAGACGTTCTTCGGCCTCTCAGGGCAACCACGCGTCCGCTGGCGGCCCTGCTGACCTCGTGGAACAGTCGGCTGTCAGGGAGATGACGCACAGCATTCCAGAGGCCACTATCGATGGTCCACGCGGGACGTAGACGCAGGTCAGGTCGAATCTGGCGGCGTTGCGCCTCGATGCCTCGCGAGTGCACCGCGGCGGCGGGCGGCCAGCGTGGCAAGCCTCGGCCGTACCCACCGCTCGTCCATGTCGACCGGGTCGAACGGCTTCCCGTACCAGGTCACCACGTCGTTGTGCTCCTCGTGGAGCGGATCGAGCGCCGCCTCGAGGAACTGCATGAAGCCGGTAGCGCCGCCGACATCCTCCGGCGGGCAGCGACGCTCGCCATCAACGAACGCCGGGTACTCGACATCGGCCTCGCCATCGCCGAGCGATTCGATGAAGATGTCGTGCCTCCAGTCGTCGCCGAAGTCGTAGACGTAGACGAAGCGCTCGATGCCACGCTCGATGAGGGACTTCAGGCGGACGCCGCCGGCCTTGTATACGTGCCGGTCCCAGAAGTCGTCATCGGGCATGGGCTCGCCGTAGACGCGCTCGCCGATCACGAACTCGAACAGATGGGAATCGGTCCAGCCGACTACGGCCTGGATGATGTCGTGCAAAGCCAGCAGCGTCGAGGAGAGCGGCACGTCGACCCGGCGCCACAGCCGGGGCTCGATCTCCCGCAGTTCGATCCTGAGCCGTGCCACGGGTTCGATCATCACAAGATGCCGGTATTGGTCCCGGATAGGCCTGCTGTTCAGGCGATACTTCACTCACGCACGACGTTCGGGCGGCATCGGGTAGCTGCCGGGCCCAGCCTGCAAAGCTCTCGGCGCCGACGCGAAATGACGGGCGTCGTCGATCCGGTCGGGGCCAGCGGGCAATGGCCAGACGGCGGTGAGGCCGGCGCCCCAGCGTCACTCCTGCGCCGCTTGCTCCTGCGCCTTGGCCTCTCGGCGCGATGCCCAGTACTTGCGCATCCGCTCGGCGACGGCCTTGCGCTGCTCGTCGCTCATCGTGCGCTTGCGCCTGCCGACCGCCTTGGCCGCCTTCTTCCTGCCGCGCCCGGCGGCCTGCGGCACGCTGCCCTCGATCGCCTCGATGGCGCGCTGTATGGCAACGAGCTGGCTCCGTAGCGAGCGCTCCTCGTTGCGCAGCGCGTCCAGGATTCCGCTCTTCGACATGGCCACCTGCTCCTGGGGATGCGTGCCGCTACTCCCGCCAGCCGACGCCGTCGGTCGCCGGGCGAACCGTCCGT comes from the Acidobacteriota bacterium genome and includes:
- a CDS encoding plasmid pRiA4b ORF-3 family protein gives rise to the protein MMIEPVARLRIELREIEPRLWRRVDVPLSSTLLALHDIIQAVVGWTDSHLFEFVIGERVYGEPMPDDDFWDRHVYKAGGVRLKSLIERGIERFVYVYDFGDDWRHDIFIESLGDGEADVEYPAFVDGERRCPPEDVGGATGFMQFLEAALDPLHEEHNDVVTWYGKPFDPVDMDERWVRPRLATLAARRRGALARHRGATPPDST